The Nicotiana sylvestris chromosome 6, ASM39365v2, whole genome shotgun sequence genomic sequence ttataaaaacTAAAAATACATATTTTGTAAGAACATCACGTGCTTGATAAAAATattgatatttataaatataatatcATAACATTACTCAAATATTTTACGAAAAATAATCTATTAATTCTAACTGAAAAATGGATGGCATGCAATTTGAATTAATAAGTCAATActactaaaacaaataaaatgaaacaaaaattataacataaaattcaaaaaataaataataatactCTTATGTAAATTacaacataacataaaataagttTCAACATAgtttaaataaatataattcataagaaaaggaaaacataagTCTATAACCTCATTTAACAATGAGATGCTACTTTAATGACACCACTCATTATATGCCAAATTATTAATAactcattatttctaatattaggaggCGGTATAGTTTCAAAATTAGAATAATAGCACAATTATgttaaatgaagaaaataaagaaaaataaaaaatatgagcAACTACATGGAATCACAAGAGAATGAGGTTGAAAAAATGAGAATgctatttaaatattaaaaagtAATCTATCATTTTAACATAGTTAAGTGTGCATATAACCTCATCCAATAACAAAGTTCAACTTTAATGACACCACTCGTTATAAGTCAAGTTTGTGGATGACTTATTCTTTCTAAAATTACAAGGTATAATTTTCtagaaaaatgagaataataacaTAACTAGGtgtaataagaaaataaaaaaaattaattaagaaagaaacaaaatatgAGAAATTTTGTAGAAACACGTGAAGTAAAGATTGAGAAAcgagaaataagaaaataaaagataaataatatataaaaggaatatatttaacaaaaaataataatttcaaaagttaaaataaaaataaatttaaaagaaaaaaactagaataaaagtaaattaaaaagaaaGGAACAAATATTCAAAAAATAACCTTGTAATTACATCATGTAATTACCAGCAATTCTCAGCTCCctcttgagaattggagagtatAATTACAGCCCCTCAATTACACCCAATTACATCCTGACctgaccaagtaattacttggtcagACAAACATGCCAAAACTGTATAATTACATTCAATACACCCAAATCTAATTACATGGTGACTTTCCAAACAAGCCCTTAAtacattttttcctcttttttagtAGTGCACTCATGTACTAGAAATCCTAGTACATTTATATTtacttcattttattttttgatagGCACCGGtcgagtttaagaaagaaaatacttttggcatatatatcaaaagtaataattttaaaagttatGGTGATATTTCTATAAAAGAATGTCATTAAgcgtaaaataaatatttaaagttAAGCATTTCCaaatataaaaaagaataaaaggaaAGAGTATTATATAGAATAAAGTAGAAGGAGTAACACATTAGAGTAACATACACAAAACGTCACATGCAACTCATTCATACTCTTTTCAGTTAAAAAAGTTCATGAACATATTTAAACACTAGAGAAGAGTAGTAATATTGAGTCAAATAGAAATAAAATACTTaatcagattttttttaaaattgataATTTTTTAGGTTTCAAGACAAGAGGACCGAAGAAAAGTCACCAATTTGATAGAACATTGCTTGACTATGAACAACAACTTGAAAAAACATCAAACTGATTCTGAATCTCGTGCACGGCCTCAACTTTTGCACTTTTTCAGATTCAATGGCTCATACAATGTTATAGTACTATTAATGTACTACAAGAAAATAAGTACAGTATAGTCTATATGGCGCCATTATTTAAACATTAAAGGGACCATATGGGGAATCAAATCATGAACATCTTCTACTACTTCCTAGTCAAATAACACATGAATATTGGGACGGACAAATAATAGAAAAGAGACTCTCAAAAAGAATTTGACCAAATTAATTAAAACATACTTTATTCATATTGAAAACCTCATCCACTTAGCAGAAAATTAGTAAAAATATGAGCTCGAAGTTTCATAGGAGGTTTCCTTAATTGATCTTTTGACTCGAGGTAATAACTTTGCATGGTGGTGAGTCCATAGGACCGCTAATAATCGCATCTGGTTACATGTCTTGTTATATAAATTAATTTCACAAATAAGTACTACTTGATTCATTGTATTGTAGTTAAAATATTAGCATAATCCAAAGTGAATAAAGTgcagaagaaagaaagaaagatagcATCAATCACCCTTTGCTAGCTAGTAATAAGTGTTTAGAAAAATGATAGAGAATATAGAAAAATATTGAAGCTAAGACAGAAGAAAGACTTAGAGAAATGCTAACAATTCTTCAAAATAGTAAGAAATTTAATCATGTATCggtaaaaataaatattacatgTGGATTTATGTGAATGGCAGCTAAGACAAGACATGTGGATCATTGAGAAAGCGACAACTGGAGAAATGCATTAAAAGAGGCACATATAGTAACAGATACGAGCTAATCACCCACGAGAGGAGAAGATATGGTCGTTCAAGTTTAAACAATTACATGAAGAGGCACTGGCGGAATGAATCTGGACAACAATAAGGAAAGATTCGTGAATCAGCCATTTATGAGCGTGAATGATCTCAAATGTTACAGAATCTTTATGAATAATTACGATTACCAATTATAACGTCTCATTAATGTCACTAATGCTCGTAATGATTCGGTCATAAAAGGGGAAAGACGTCGTACACATAAGATTCctataaaaaggaaagaaatatcATTTGTACAAACACGTTCTTATTATTGGAATACACTTATTTACTTTTGCTTTCTATTGATTACTTTGCTATTCTAATTTCCTTTCTTACTGCAAGAATATTGATTttattgattatcagtaacctgagtacttctaaaaataggctttgaccaaaattcctattttttggttaaacaaattggttccattaccggaaatctgataatctttcaTTTTCCAAATTCTTTTTTCTGTAAAAAAATCATGTCAAACACTAACGACAACAACCAACAAAACCAGGAAGACCAGCTGAACCAACAGAATCAACAAGAGAGTGTCACCCAAATCCCTTCACTTTAAAGTTCTCCTCGACACTCCCGAGACAACTCATCTGACAAATCAACATCACATGTGAATAATCAACAAGGGGACGATCAAATTGTTGACGATGCATTGAAGCAACTAATTGCAGAATATGTGAGCAATGTTCTTCAAGCTTTTGTTAGCGGATTACCAACTGCACCACCAACTCAGCCTCCAAAAAACACCGCATCTATAGAGAATCCACGTTCAGGACTCGCTAATTCGGGCAGCGGAGAAACTCCCAGCGAATCTCCTGATGGAGGGTCAGGTATcccaattaattctgatttacaaagtttagtaCTAACTTTGGAGAAACAACTCAAGGAGTAGAACGATCGCATAGAGCAGATATCTGGTGTTCCACCTATAATCAAAGGAGTGGATATGGCTAAATATTctcaacaaccctggaagccaagtgccgCTCCTTTTCCTATTCCAACAAAGTTTAAGATGCCCGATATCCCGAAGTATGATGGGGAAACCGACCCACGAGATCATGTAACTGCATTTACAACTGGCGTGAAGGGCAACGACTCGACCAAGCAAGAGATTGAATCAGTGTTGgtcaaaaaattcggtgaaacactcacaaagggagcactaacatggtattctcttttacctgaaaatttcattgattcttttgctgagcttgtagATTCATTCATAAAAGCAcgctcgggagctcaaaaagttgaaaagaggATAGAGAtatcttcaaaataaaacaaggagatacGGAGCTACTCAGGAAATCCGtagatagattccagcgtgagaGAATGGTGTTACCACGTGTACCTGACAATTGGGCGGCTATGGAATTTGCAAGTAATCTAAATGAAACAAACTCAAAAGACATGAGGAGACTCAAAGAAAGCTTACGAGAATTCCCTGAAACAACTTGGAAtcatgtttacaacaggtatagcatgAAGCTGCAGATAAAAGAAGATATTATCACTTAGTCCCGAGGAGATGAAAGAGTAAGTTCGAGGCGACCAGAAActgaaaaaaggtccggtaagAACAGGTACGAACCTTGTATGggaccagcaggaagggattcaCGTTTAAAACAAGAGACTCGAGGTACGATTCCAGAACAAGGGACAAAGATTCAGGTTCGTCGTCTAGGTTTGGAAAGGAGCGAGACACGCGAGATACGTGGGACAACGACAGAAGTTCAAAAGCGAAGATTGGTGGCCATAGTTTCAATGTTAGCACATCTGAGTtggtagctgttttaagaagcatgggagataaggtgtgttggccaaaggaaatgagatcgaacccAAATAGAAAAAACCCTAAATTCTGGTGCGAGTTCCATAATAATCACGGTCACAAAAAAGCATGATAGGTTTTCAATGTCTTGGCTTATGCTTTGTATGTTtttatgatctaacaaacttgttgtgaaGAACGAGATAGAGAACCTTGGCCCACAGGGTATACATTTCATGTTACCTGGTCGAAGCCTGAAAATCAACAAATGAACCAACGACCATAGGGAGGAAACTCAACAGGGACCTGGTGATTTGGTTACTCAGGGTTCTCCGACACAAGCACAAGATAGTGACTGTACATAAACATTATAAAGAGaaacacaatagggacctggtctcttagggttctctaacagaagtacaagtcaaatgAACAACTGGAACGTAGCAGAAGAAAGTGATCATCTAACAACTATCacaaaagaggaacacaactaggacctggtccgttggtgtgtcctgacagaagtacaaaTTCGACTATCCAGCTAGAACGCAACTGCCCAAAAGTGGCTGTACAGACAGTAcatcagtcacttctcattgggaagaagcgtgcaccaagagttgacatcactatctattgCGATATCTTTTATGATAAAACAACCTAGTGCAAGACACCCCATtctttgtgcattcagtgatattctctctagcaacaacaatattcatcctgcattgaagtcactggtgtgtcaagaacaaaaagacaactccactaaggatcagtttcttaaTAAGTTCATgtacatccgtagttgagttgtaatcttgttatttgctcttcattgtatttcctagtttgctttcttagaagctttgtcttaggaacaaaccaaaattcgtaaactttcgagtttatgttgtgactaggaatagtcataagtttaaagcctttgtaactaggatagttatagagtggcttaTGGTGGGTGCATCAAAAGTTAGTTGAAGTTTTTGCAATAGGatttttgcaaagtggcttgtaatagggagttgcaagttagtgaagttaaaattcTACAAGattaggtcgtggttttttgatccccttgtgtgggatttttccacgtaaaaatcccttgtCTTCTTTACTTTCAGTTTTTATAGCATTCTCAGCATCATCTCATATGgaaccaggtactctatagtttggtggactcatacaaactaacaattggtatcagagaaggtttctcctatcaggctaacacctaggaagtatcctcaatggctgctccaccaaattttgaagaaggacaatcaacctatagacctcccagattcaatggtcaatactatGGCTGGTGGAAAACCCGCATGCATGATTTTATGATGGCAGAAGATTCAGAACTGtgggacatcatttgtgatggtccacatgttcccaTGAAGAAGCTTGAAGAAACAGGACCAATGGTTCTGAAATGTAGAAAAGAGTACAACGACATTGATAGAAAAGCTAcagaaaagaactatcgtgccaagaaaatcttgatgtGTGGCATAAGACCTGATGAGTTCAACAGAGTCTCAGCTTGTgatactgccaaagaaatatgggaagctttACAAACTGCACatgaaggaactactcaggtcaAACAATCCAAGATCGACATGATCACCACTGAATATGAGCTAtttaggatgaaggatgatgagtccatacaagatatgcacactagattcaccttcatcataaatgagcttcactcacttggatatgtcattcccagaaacaagcttgtaaggaaaatcctcagtgttctacctgggTCTTGGGAAAGTAAGTTAAATGCCATCAgtgaagctaaagatctacaaactcttaccatggatgagttgattggtaatctgaacacatacgagatgaaaagaaagaaagacagtgaaagaagagagcccaaaaaggaaaagaacctggtacttaaGGCTGAAAGCAGCGCctcaagtgatgaagatagtgacatggcctatcttactaagagatttcaaaagatggttcgaagaaatggtggtataccaaagtggggcagttcaagtaaaatAAGGAACAATGATCTCCATCACAGATGTGGAAagtcagggcatttcatcaaagactgcccactcgcgaaacaggagcaatacaagcaaaatcctgacaaagcaggaaaaaggaacctggttccataTAAACAATTCAATCGAAAAAGTGTTGTTGACAATATTGTTAAGCAGgctcttgctgcttggggagactcctcgAGTGAATCCGAAAGTGAACCAGATGAAGAAAACAGTTCCATGATGGTAGTGGATACTGAAGCAATGAAATACGATTTACTGTTCGCGTTGATGGCTCAGTctaatgatgatgatgaagaagatgaagacgatgaggtaaatttcagggatgttcagagaaatctgaaatcctactcttctaaAAAGCTAAGGTCTTTATCTAATGTCCTAATTGATGACTATTATAGCCTTAtaaatgataaggagatcctgacTATAGAGCTAGGAGAGGCCGAACTatctagagatgatctagtgGTCTGTGTGGTGGActtaaatgagaccatagctaatcttgaaaaagaaaaggaagccttGAATGAAAGAATAACTAGTGTGGAAAATGAGAGAGACGAAATGATGGTAGTAGTTGGtgatctaaaagaaacaatagaagaCCTTAACAATGAGAAACACACCTTAGAAGAAAAAATTGCATCTACTGAAGAAGAAAGGGATGACCTGTAGTAATATGCACtgatctagaggaaaccattgagggactcaatagagaacataggaatgtaagtcttgggaaagggaaggaagtagctaGTGAGACTCATATCATGCTTGAAAAGGAGTTAACTATTTTGAAAACCAATCTTTGTATTGAACTCGAGAAGAATCAACAACTTCAAGATGAATTGGAGAAAGTACAAATTaatcttgagaaatctctgaagTGGACCTAGTCCTCAGATGCTGTCACTGCCATGTATCTTAACAATAGTGGGAACAGGCAAGGCATCGGGtttcaaagggagaaaactccttacaaccctcacaacaAGCATGTcactgtacctgataactggctatgtacccactgtgggaacaatgggcattttaaagaaaattgtcgGGCCAGGGTTCAGTCTactcagaaaaacaaagtgtttactaATAAAGTGACTGCTAACAAAGGACCAGGTACCACTCGCAAGAAGCGGATGTTGCCTGTATAGACTAGGAAACCCCTTATTCATCCTTTTTATCATAACAAGGGAcctaaactagtttgggttcatAAATCTAACCTTTGATTTGCATGAGCAGGGAACAGTGAGAGGAAGCAGACTGTGATGGACTATGGACTACGgatgctcaaagcatatgactgaaAGCATCATGAGTTtcttctcactgaaagccctgtaggaagggaatgtatccttaAAAAGGAAGGAGATGGTACATTCTCGGTGAATGTAAAGTTGGCAAGGTTCTTCTGCACTCAGTTGGAAATGTGTACTATGTAAATGGCCTGAAGTACAGTCTCCTGAGTAATTTCTCAAATCTATGTAGGGGAGCAAAGTAGAATTCTTATCAAGAAGTGTGCACATTTACTAATCTGATAACCGGGCAAGTGGTCTTAGtggacaaaggaaacaagaacatcTACTTTGTCGACTATGAATCTCCAGAAGCTGGTGGTATGAGATGGGTGAAGTCAAATTTTTGGCATGAGAGACTGGTGTATGCAACCTTCTCACCTTTGAATAAATTAACTCAGAAGGACCTTGTGCGTGGGCTGCCAAACTCAAGAGTCACTTGGACATGGGTTCACAAAGCAAAGGAGGAGACTCTCGAGGTGTTAATGGTTCTTGCCAAAAGGATTCaagaaaaaaaaggggagaaaaaggGATCATGCAAAACTTCTGAACACCAAGGACTCCACAGCAAAATGGTATTGCTGAAAGAAAGAACGGAACTGGAAAATACGGCATGGACAATGCTCATCGACTATGGAATCGCCAAAAAATTCTGGGCAAAAGCAGTAAAAACTGCTTtttacttggtgaacaggtgtctGATCAGGTTCCTCCTGAATCAAATCCCACCATGAGATGCCCAATAGAAGAAAATGCCATCTTGATTGAAAATGCCATGTTCTTGACAACAGGAAGGATCAGCTTGGGATGTTCAATGCAAAAGAAGAGCGAAGGAATCCTTTTGAGGTACTCTCCACAATGCAAGGCCTCAAAGTCTCAAACAAAGGGCACACTAAATAGAAGGAAGTGCTCATGGGGTATTTAGAAAGACACCTCCTCTAGCCAAGGAAGAAACTGTGATGATCAATATGATGAACCAACTCTGGTCCCTGGGAAGTATTTGAGGCTTCAAATAAGGAGGCTGATAAAATGAGTAAGATAAAGGAGACTAGCGAAAGACAATGCAACTTCATCCTCCACGTCTCATAAGGAACCTAGTACTTCACCTACTACCACTGAAGCTAAAGGAAGAGTAGAGATACAACTCATGGCACTCCACAAGCAACAGATCACAGAGTGTGGGGAAGTCAAATTAACCTTCAAATCTCCCCTACCAATCAAACTTCAGTCTCAAAattggaaacacaaaagctctcATCTGTGTGATAAGTCAATCACTTTCTtttattctagagttagataagtatttttaaaaaaaaataaaaaatttgtatCTCCACTCCTGAATAGAATCCAAAGTGAAAGTTCGTAGGAATCCTACTTGAAGGTAGCCCATAGAAgtttgagataccttaagggaaCTTAGGACCTGGTCCTGTGTTATCCCTAAGGTGATAGTGTTTTTAATCCTGTTGGGTATGATGATGTTAACTATGCAAGTTTTTATGTGGAAaggaaaagcacttctggaaCGGTTCACTTGCCATGATCCATGCCTCATCCTTTGGggaacaaggaagcaaaactcaataGCCTCGTCAACAATGGAAGAAGAATCTCAAAAACAAGAGGACCAAGCACATTGAGAGGTGATATTATCGTCTAAGGGTCAATATGAAGAAAGGGTTGATCTGTGGAAAGTCTTGCAGAACAGAAGACCAAATTCCAAATATCTGTATCAAAGCCTTGAGTAGAGAATATTCTGGATCAAACAAAGTGAAGATGGGTCATAAGAGTCTAATGAAGAACTTGATCCTCCATCAGCTGGCTATGTACGACACCATCAGGTAAagttagctaaagtgttttctgaccaagcctaactcacatcaataccaTTCCAGATAAACACGCATGACGATCATACAAGCCAAAGGTACAGTTATAAACTACAAGAGAGGAGCTACTAAAACCTTTCTCAAAAATTGTTCTCACATCAGGTTCCTGTACctcaggttagtagtaatgtgcgtATTCTGCATGCCTtctcaaaacaaaaacaaaaatgtgTTTACCAAAATTaactcaactgccacatcatccaacttttcaaagtttgcatgtcatgtcttgtctttcaaatcccttcaTCCCCTCTGCACGGTAATGCTTTCCCACAAACCTAGTGCCATTTTCAGAACTATTCAGAACCTATTTCTCTCTTCTCATCATTAGCCCTTCTTCCATtaaaattttctttctctctcacaGCAAGTTATGAACCTTCATCTCCTTTGTATAGCTGGGATCTTCTCTTCATCTCTCTTTCTCACTTTACTCATCTACCAAGTGCTCATCTAATGGCGATCAAACAATCATCTCCTTCTCCCACCATTAACACCGCTCTCACTTCCTTATTATCCTTGAAATCATCCCCAGAGCGTCACTTTTCCACGCCTTCTACTATCTTACCCACTCCTAGATTTTCCTCGGTTCCTACAGCTTTCCCTTTTCTGATAAATCCTGTTTACCATCATTTTGAAAATCCTCTGTCTAGTCACTCTTATGATCTCATCAAAGAACACTCAGGAGGTTTTACTCCTCAAGCGTCAGAAGCCCCCGAGGATGATCCTGATCAGTATCTGAACTCCTCCATGTTGGACTTAGTGACTCTCAAAGAGTCACCCGAAAAAGAAGCAGCGTATAACATCATGGCTATAGCTGCTGAGAGTAATGAAGGGTCATATCTCTCGTCTGAGTACCAGGGGGAAGAAATTCCATTCCTAGGAGATGTAAGAACCGCAACACTCCTTGAGTCCTTGGCTCATGAGATATTCTCAGAAAAACCTTCTGATGAACCTGATTCTCTTCCATGCAAACTCACTTCTACACCTCCTGATCACTCCAAGCTCGTAGAGTCTTCCTCCAAGTCTCCAACTATCAGGTCACAACAACAAGAGAGCTTTGAATCCacattgcagaaaagtaagaggagtgtcaagacaaggaaaaagaggaaaatgaatCCAAGGGATTTTTTCACTAATAAGAGTGTGTTGGTAAACCGGATTGACAAAGATGCTCCAAGGGAACCTGGTTCCTTGGTAAAACAATCTATGAAAGCTCAAAAATCTATGGAAAAGGCCTCCGATGAAACTATTGAGGAACAGAAAGGGTCATCCATGAAGGACATCATCAAATCTAAATGGAGTCAAACTAAGCTAGCCCTATTTGAGGACAATACTGTGGGATAGCAAACTGGAAAGGAAAGTTTACTGAAGGGTCTAGCAAATGAAAATAGGAAACTGTTAAAGAACCTATTTCACTGAGGTCCATGCCCTGTGATAGTGGTCTTTGGCAGCAAAGATTAAGAACTCAAAAAGTGTTGTGGGGTCGTACATTTGATCCAGCAATTTTGGAAATGGCAGGCATGAGACAAATTCTGGAGATTgtggaatttcaacaatgggaacacTTGTTTGAAGGGAGCATGTCTTTGGTGTACGAAAATGCCGTACAAACTTTTTACGCATCTCTTTTCActgttgagggggatcacatTTGCGCGCTCGTAAATGGAGTAGAAATTGCACTCGACGCTTCAACATTGGGAAAGTTTCTCATAATTCCGTGTGAAGGTATGTCCTTAGTTAAGGGTGTCTGTGATGTGAACTTTAGGAGagctatcatgaaagagcaagctattcaGCAGGGGGAACATATGCATAAGAAGGTATTGCTTCTTGAATATCAGCTTCTCTTTGAACTGGTCAATAAAGTGCTCTTACCTCATTCTGAGAGGCGATCTATTGCTACAAAATTAGATATGGTCTTAATAGAAGTGCTTGATGAGTTTGTTCCAATAAATTTGACAGTgatcatgatagatcatatgcaaaaggtggcaaaCTTCAAAGGTGGGAATTATGGGCTaccatatggctttctcctcacttAAGTGTTCAGATTCTACAAGGTCCCCTTGGGAAATCCCAGAGTAGGCACACGCAAGTAGACCTTCTCTAAGACCACTTTAGAAGAATATCAATATGTATAAAGAGAtggtggaagcatctcgaccatttctcagctaATCAACGCTCAAATGTAGCTTCTGAATTAGAAGGTTGAGAGCTCGAAATGCCATACTggaaactcagctcagtcaagTAGTTAAAGGACATGATTCTATTCATGAAGAAGTTGCATGactgacaaaggaaaatgatagacTTCGGGCACAATTACATGAAGAACAACTATCTGCAAATGCTcgactggacctggttctcaaagCCATTATTGTCTCTTCTTCCAAGCCTTCTTCCTCTAGTGTCCCTTAGGATCCTTTTAGTGACTAGATATTTTTGCTTCAATCTTCTGCAGCtgctattttatttttgtttgcttttgttttttgtGTGATGGCATGTTGATATTATCCATTACTACTCTTGACTTGCTCAGTCCAatgtaaacattaataaaacagCTCCCCTTTTTGCATGCACAATGCTGTGTTCCTCTGGCTTCTCTTCTCTGTCATGTTGTGT encodes the following:
- the LOC138871053 gene encoding structural maintenance of chromosomes protein 3-like is translated as MAAPPNFEEGQSTYRPPRFNGQYYGWWKTRMHDFMMAEDSELWDIICDGPHVPMKKLEETGPMVLKCRKEYNDIDRKATEKNYRAKKILMCGIRPDEFNRVSACDTAKEIWEALQTAHEGTTQVKQSKIDMITTEYELFRMKDDESIQDMHTRFTFIINELHSLGYVIPRNKLVRKILSVLPGSWESKLNAISEAKDLQTLTMDELIGNLNTYEMKRKKDSERREPKKEKNLVLKAESSASSDEDSDMAYLTKRFQKMVRRNGGIPKWGSSSKIRNNDLHHRCGKSGHFIKDCPLAKQEQYKQNPDKAGKRNLVPYKQFNRKSVVDNIVKQALAAWGDSSSESESEPDEENSSMMVVDTEAMKYDLLFALMAQSNDDDEEDEDDEVNFRDVQRNLKSYSSKKLRSLSNVLIDDYYSLINDKEILTIELGEAELSRDDLVVCVVDLNETIANLEKEKEALNERITSVENERDEMMVVVGDLKETIEDLNNEKHTLEEKIASTEEERDDL